The Oceanisphaera avium genome includes a region encoding these proteins:
- a CDS encoding TonB-dependent receptor plug domain-containing protein, whose product MTKHSTAQLLMWCLLGSAWGSVQAAEKDKPGVYQFEQVTVLGSAKEAEVFYNPASVSVVSQEEMQKVAPQSVASFLRSIPGVQINEQGVERISIRGEDSSRMAIAIDGQKLSDHSGYGQPLLIDPASIERIEVLRGSSSVISGSRAISGVVNIITKKGADSPLSVSTSAGYFSATRGYRTSSSLAGSQNGFDYRFGFSRAEFGDRESAHQRLVPSNSDDKSYSAHLGYTSGNHSFAVKALQYDIAAKPFTEDYDLDISIDLPKRELSKVAFFYQGDDLSEQVKKVKVDFFQQDIDRELYNDITPMPGLNIVATSDDQQRTRGINVLSELELLKDHDTVLGLEYEHDTLNSRKDNVISFGPRVMPHVDLDEASIDTQSAYLQHAIPLNEEVTATLGARHYRVKAKQQQSSTDGKANALLDNSDSHTVGAASLVWQPADAWVFRANASQGYVYPTLGQLFLNTISGGTQVEGNPELMPETSTTYETGARYQDAGWLLDANLFYSRAKNYIKSVPKSAGSRNEINKNMDRANSFGLELQLEKELTDLSLTPYVNGTVMRREITTSDYTTYDTGTPTVFGQLGIKHQHDLHNWQGEVDFHVHAASAGKDITDDRRGDLYSAGYGVFNVRYNVTDLDKFRFGLELNNLLNKEYRPAQEEMRAAGRNVNVFASYTF is encoded by the coding sequence ATGACTAAGCACAGTACTGCTCAATTATTGATGTGGTGTTTATTAGGAAGTGCCTGGGGCAGTGTGCAAGCGGCGGAAAAAGATAAACCAGGTGTGTATCAATTTGAGCAAGTGACTGTGCTGGGTAGTGCTAAAGAGGCGGAAGTGTTTTATAACCCCGCTTCGGTAAGTGTAGTGAGCCAAGAAGAGATGCAAAAAGTGGCTCCCCAATCAGTGGCCAGCTTTTTGCGCAGCATTCCAGGTGTGCAAATTAATGAGCAAGGGGTTGAGCGCATTTCCATTCGAGGAGAAGACTCTAGCCGTATGGCGATTGCTATTGATGGTCAAAAATTATCGGATCACAGTGGCTATGGTCAACCGCTGCTGATCGATCCCGCAAGCATTGAGCGCATTGAAGTACTGCGCGGCTCCTCGTCGGTGATCTCTGGCAGCAGAGCCATCAGTGGTGTGGTGAATATTATTACTAAAAAGGGGGCTGACTCGCCTTTATCTGTGAGCACATCGGCAGGCTATTTTTCTGCGACTCGCGGTTATCGCACCTCAAGCAGCCTAGCGGGTAGCCAAAATGGCTTTGATTATCGTTTTGGCTTTTCTCGTGCCGAGTTTGGCGACCGAGAGAGTGCCCATCAGCGTTTAGTACCCAGTAACAGTGATGATAAAAGCTATTCCGCCCACTTGGGTTACACCAGCGGCAACCACAGCTTTGCCGTAAAGGCGCTGCAATATGATATTGCCGCTAAGCCTTTTACTGAAGATTATGACTTAGATATTAGTATTGATTTACCGAAAAGAGAGCTTAGTAAAGTGGCCTTTTTTTACCAAGGAGATGATCTGAGTGAGCAAGTAAAAAAAGTAAAAGTCGATTTTTTCCAGCAAGATATTGATCGCGAGCTTTACAATGATATTACCCCTATGCCGGGGCTTAATATTGTGGCTACTTCGGATGATCAGCAGCGTACCCGCGGTATTAATGTATTATCTGAGCTGGAGTTGCTTAAAGATCACGACACAGTGCTAGGCTTAGAGTATGAGCACGATACGCTCAATAGTAGAAAAGATAACGTTATTAGTTTTGGTCCAAGAGTGATGCCCCATGTGGATCTAGATGAAGCCAGTATTGATACCCAATCGGCGTATTTGCAACATGCTATTCCATTAAATGAAGAAGTCACGGCAACGCTGGGGGCTCGCCATTATCGAGTAAAAGCCAAACAACAACAGTCTTCTACTGATGGCAAAGCCAATGCCTTGCTGGATAATTCGGATAGCCATACGGTGGGGGCGGCAAGCTTAGTGTGGCAACCCGCCGACGCTTGGGTGTTTCGCGCTAATGCTTCACAAGGCTATGTTTACCCCACCTTGGGCCAGTTGTTTTTAAATACTATCTCAGGCGGTACTCAAGTAGAGGGTAACCCTGAGCTGATGCCAGAAACCTCCACTACTTATGAAACTGGTGCTCGCTACCAAGATGCCGGCTGGCTGCTGGATGCCAATTTATTTTATAGTCGCGCTAAAAATTATATTAAGTCAGTGCCTAAAAGTGCGGGCAGCAGAAATGAAATTAATAAAAATATGGACAGAGCCAACAGCTTTGGGCTTGAGCTGCAGCTAGAAAAAGAGTTAACAGATCTGAGCCTGACGCCTTATGTTAACGGTACTGTGATGCGCCGAGAAATTACTACCTCTGATTACACTACTTATGACACGGGTACGCCTACCGTGTTTGGTCAGCTAGGCATTAAGCACCAACACGACCTACATAATTGGCAAGGCGAAGTGGACTTTCATGTACACGCAGCCAGCGCCGGTAAAGATATTACTGATGATCGCCGTGGTGATTTATACAGTGCCGGCTACGGCGTATTTAATGTGCGCTATAATGTCACAGACCTTGATAAATTTCGCTTTGGGCTAGAGCTGAATAATTTACTTAATAAAGAATACCGCCCAGCTCAAGAAGAAATGCGTGCCGCGGGGCGTAACGTTAATGTTTTTGCCAGTTACACTTTCTAG
- a CDS encoding TonB-dependent siderophore receptor — MQRYLWLLGSCVVAVSAHANEVNEQTYTLGEVVVTAEEILKQAPGVSIITAEDLAKRPVSNDLSEVIRTMPGVNLTGNSTSGQRGNNRQIDIRGMGPENTLILIDGKPVNSRKAVRYGWRGERDTRGDTNWVPADTVERIEVLRGPAAARYGNGAAGGVVNIITKAIPEQFSGSATVYTDQPEASKDGATKRTDFNLAGPLSDKVGLRISGNIAKTDSDAWDINEGHASWRGVATHPKTGDVTADYRGTFPAGREGVRNKDLAMRLTMQPVDAHQFDLDASFSRQGNIYAGDTQNTNNNTVDKNGKPVKTSILVNDNLGAETNIIYRNSYALTHKGEFDAGNFLTYVQYEQTRNHRLNEGLAGGTEGLPAGGMATAKLDQLTVHSEFNMPTQLAGLDQVLTVGGEWTQSKFTDSNSVGQDTSKIGSVAGIADKDRDPKAQDHIASLFVEDNINLSDSTILTPGLRYDKHSVTGDNWSPALNATHYLDDAWTLKAGIARAYKAPNLYQTNPNYLLYSRGNGCFGAGGACFLQGNEDLKAETSINKELGIEYAQDAIVAGVTYFRNDYRNKVEAGLQPVGNAVGGGGAFVNPNIFVWDNVPKALIEGLEGTFNVALTADLEWSNNMTYMLQSKNKSTGESLSIIPEYTLNSRLDWQVNDQLALNTNMVWYGKQVPNELDFNGIKMEGEEQNQLSPYAIFGLGARYAFNDSLSFNAGVKNLFDKRLYRRGNAVGVGDPRTINGAGAETYNEPGRSFYASATYSF; from the coding sequence ATGCAGAGATATTTATGGCTGCTCGGTAGCTGTGTCGTGGCGGTATCGGCTCACGCAAATGAGGTAAACGAACAGACCTATACGCTGGGTGAAGTAGTGGTAACAGCAGAAGAAATTCTTAAGCAGGCACCGGGTGTGTCTATTATTACCGCCGAAGACTTAGCCAAGCGACCGGTCAGCAATGATCTCTCTGAAGTGATCCGCACCATGCCCGGTGTTAACTTAACGGGCAACAGCACCAGTGGCCAGCGCGGTAATAATCGCCAAATTGATATTCGCGGCATGGGCCCAGAAAACACCCTGATATTAATTGATGGCAAGCCAGTAAATAGCCGCAAAGCGGTGCGTTATGGCTGGCGTGGCGAGCGTGATACCCGTGGCGATACCAACTGGGTCCCCGCAGACACGGTTGAGCGTATTGAAGTATTGCGTGGCCCTGCCGCCGCCCGTTATGGCAACGGCGCTGCGGGTGGCGTGGTTAATATTATTACTAAAGCCATTCCCGAGCAGTTTTCCGGCTCAGCCACGGTTTATACCGACCAACCCGAAGCTTCAAAAGACGGCGCCACTAAGCGCACCGACTTCAATTTAGCCGGCCCCTTATCCGATAAAGTAGGCTTGCGCATCTCCGGTAATATCGCCAAAACCGACTCCGATGCTTGGGATATCAACGAAGGCCACGCATCTTGGCGTGGGGTCGCTACTCACCCCAAAACGGGAGATGTTACTGCTGATTACCGCGGCACTTTTCCTGCGGGTCGTGAAGGCGTGCGCAATAAAGACTTAGCAATGCGCTTAACTATGCAGCCGGTTGATGCCCATCAATTTGATCTTGATGCCAGCTTTAGCCGTCAAGGCAATATCTATGCTGGTGACACTCAAAACACCAACAACAATACCGTCGATAAAAATGGTAAACCCGTTAAGACCTCCATTTTGGTCAATGATAACTTGGGTGCTGAAACCAATATTATCTACCGCAATAGCTATGCGCTTACTCATAAGGGGGAGTTTGATGCCGGTAATTTTCTGACGTATGTGCAGTATGAGCAAACTCGAAATCATCGCCTTAATGAAGGACTAGCCGGTGGAACAGAAGGCTTACCTGCTGGGGGTATGGCTACCGCTAAACTTGACCAATTAACGGTGCACAGTGAGTTTAATATGCCGACTCAGCTAGCTGGATTAGATCAAGTATTAACCGTGGGTGGCGAATGGACGCAAAGTAAATTCACCGACAGCAACTCTGTGGGCCAAGATACTTCTAAAATAGGCAGCGTGGCGGGCATTGCTGACAAAGACCGAGACCCTAAAGCGCAAGATCATATTGCATCTCTCTTTGTCGAAGATAATATCAATCTTAGCGACAGCACTATCCTCACCCCGGGTTTGCGTTATGACAAGCACAGTGTCACAGGTGATAACTGGAGCCCAGCATTGAACGCCACCCACTATTTGGATGATGCCTGGACATTAAAAGCCGGTATTGCTCGCGCTTATAAGGCACCTAATCTGTATCAAACCAACCCCAACTACTTACTCTATAGCCGCGGCAATGGTTGCTTCGGTGCGGGTGGCGCCTGTTTCTTGCAAGGTAATGAAGATCTAAAAGCCGAAACCAGCATTAATAAAGAGCTGGGCATCGAATATGCTCAAGATGCCATAGTGGCCGGCGTTACTTACTTCCGTAACGATTATCGCAACAAAGTAGAAGCCGGCTTACAACCCGTCGGCAACGCCGTAGGCGGTGGGGGTGCTTTTGTTAACCCAAATATTTTTGTGTGGGATAACGTGCCAAAAGCGCTTATCGAAGGCCTAGAGGGTACCTTTAATGTGGCGCTAACCGCTGATCTCGAATGGTCAAATAACATGACCTATATGCTGCAAAGCAAGAATAAGAGTACAGGGGAGTCGCTCTCGATTATTCCTGAATACACTTTGAATTCGCGCCTAGATTGGCAGGTTAATGATCAACTGGCCTTAAATACCAATATGGTGTGGTACGGTAAACAAGTGCCGAATGAGTTGGATTTTAACGGTATAAAGATGGAAGGCGAAGAGCAAAATCAACTATCCCCCTATGCCATCTTTGGCTTAGGTGCGCGTTATGCATTCAACGACTCACTTTCGTTTAATGCCGGCGTGAAGAACCTATTTGATAAGCGTTTATATCGCCGTGGTAATGCAGTAGGTGTAGGCGACCCACGTACTATTAACGGTGCTGGTGCCGAAACTTACAACGAACCCGGCCGTAGCTTCTACGCCTCGGCGACCTATAGCTTCTAA
- a CDS encoding alpha/beta hydrolase: protein MKKIFIICCCLWVATEVVADSNVIKKSLIKPISSTQGGAEFYDFQSFSLSSIDQERHYRITVATPQAPAPKHGYPVLYMLDGNAVLPALTNEMFAALQGSDWPVIVTLSYEIDRQVARVYDYTPSPLNPSSAPDISQFTGRGRESMAEQRLATKSYGGANYGGAELFWQFIEHRIKPNVAKRVQIDKERQSLWGHSFGGLFVLHTLFNHPTSFKNYIAVDPSLWWQQGQILTAESAFIHREQRPVINLLVQSSASRREGSVLAEDSLRQLAKRLSTLPELNVQYHDYFSHHHGSVRSASIPAALRMAQTNIKLTE, encoded by the coding sequence ATGAAAAAAATTTTTATTATCTGTTGCTGCCTTTGGGTCGCTACCGAAGTAGTAGCAGACTCAAATGTGATTAAAAAATCGTTAATTAAGCCGATATCTTCCACTCAAGGTGGTGCAGAATTTTATGATTTTCAAAGCTTTTCCTTAAGCTCAATCGATCAAGAACGCCACTATCGAATAACAGTGGCGACACCTCAGGCACCCGCACCCAAGCATGGCTATCCGGTGTTATATATGTTGGATGGCAATGCCGTTTTGCCCGCGCTAACAAATGAAATGTTTGCTGCTCTTCAAGGCAGCGATTGGCCGGTGATAGTGACCTTAAGTTATGAAATAGACCGACAAGTGGCGCGGGTGTATGACTACACACCCTCACCACTCAACCCGTCATCAGCGCCCGACATTTCGCAATTTACAGGCCGTGGTAGAGAGTCTATGGCTGAACAGCGCTTAGCAACTAAAAGCTATGGCGGTGCAAACTACGGGGGAGCTGAGCTTTTCTGGCAGTTTATTGAGCACAGGATAAAGCCCAACGTAGCCAAGCGAGTGCAAATAGATAAAGAGCGCCAATCCTTATGGGGACACTCTTTTGGTGGCTTGTTTGTACTGCACACCTTATTTAATCATCCGACAAGTTTTAAAAACTATATCGCTGTCGATCCTTCTTTATGGTGGCAGCAGGGGCAAATATTAACGGCTGAGTCTGCCTTTATTCACCGAGAGCAACGCCCTGTCATTAACTTGTTAGTGCAAAGCAGTGCTTCACGACGAGAGGGCAGTGTGCTAGCGGAAGATAGCTTGCGACAACTTGCGAAGCGTTTGAGCACATTGCCTGAACTCAATGTGCAATACCATGACTACTTTTCCCACCATCATGGCAGTGTCCGTTCTGCTTCTATCCCTGCAGCACTGCGTATGGCACAAACAAATATAAAACTAACCGAATAG
- a CDS encoding copper resistance CopC/CopD family protein: MLSRRISVAATRITHFLLPCLLLLVGVGFSINLAHGHAALVASNPTEQATLSNPPTQATLTFNEPVSALRMQLFAPKGRAYPLESRAEDSLIQLALPTLTEQGSYVLSWRVMSTDGHPVGGSLLFAYGQSSTPSDAINTQGSASKNRTTAIWLTRLLIYCTLFFGLASQVFNAWQFPAASRSTGIKARLALSSSRYLALLYIGMAATLVYLALFGLDALDLPLSGVLEPHLWHTALYSSVGVASLMLLSAFALGSYQAKSKRLALCLAALALAAASLAVTGHASMAPPQWLSRPAVWLHTVAVMAWMGALLPLLYGLQAPAGAPYGVGDIHNPHANNGPLVIFSRYIPLAILALLLSGAVLAYLPLTAWSSFINSRYGQILLAKLMLVALLLLLGAYNRYRLTAAVLRQEATARLRLKRVIYAELVLMVLVLALVALWRFTPPSRNTVNAQASAAAPTAIYRFKKHQVQAELKLESQQLQIALYQPDHRPLRAQAVEVRFSDPSTNMEPLHFQAHRVRGQEQAENQWLLATLPLTPGSHWHVDIVVLVSDFERVTLQGELTLLELDVHPHSHSHQHTH; this comes from the coding sequence ATGTTAAGCCGACGAATAAGCGTAGCCGCCACACGGATCACGCACTTTTTGCTACCTTGTTTACTCTTGCTCGTCGGCGTGGGGTTCTCGATTAATCTGGCCCATGGTCATGCCGCCTTAGTGGCCTCAAACCCTACTGAGCAAGCAACGCTTAGCAACCCTCCCACCCAAGCCACCCTCACCTTTAACGAGCCGGTCTCGGCGCTGCGCATGCAGTTATTCGCCCCCAAAGGAAGGGCATATCCGTTGGAAAGTCGAGCAGAAGATAGCCTTATACAACTGGCTTTACCCACTCTTACTGAGCAGGGCTCTTATGTGTTGAGTTGGCGAGTGATGTCAACCGACGGTCATCCGGTGGGCGGCAGTTTGCTATTTGCGTACGGCCAATCCAGTACACCATCTGACGCCATTAACACTCAAGGGTCGGCGTCGAAAAATCGCACGACGGCCATTTGGCTAACGCGACTGCTTATCTACTGCACCTTATTTTTTGGCCTCGCCAGCCAAGTATTTAATGCTTGGCAATTTCCAGCTGCCAGTCGCTCCACTGGGATTAAAGCTCGCCTTGCACTCTCGAGCAGCCGCTATTTGGCGCTGCTCTATATAGGCATGGCCGCCACGCTAGTCTATTTAGCCTTGTTTGGTTTAGATGCACTCGATCTGCCGCTAAGTGGCGTATTAGAGCCGCATCTGTGGCACACGGCGCTGTATTCCAGTGTGGGCGTGGCCAGCCTTATGCTGTTGAGCGCCTTTGCGCTGGGCAGCTACCAAGCTAAATCAAAACGCTTAGCCTTGTGTCTGGCGGCGCTGGCTCTGGCGGCAGCTTCATTGGCGGTGACCGGCCACGCCAGCATGGCACCGCCCCAGTGGTTATCGCGCCCGGCGGTTTGGCTGCACACCGTGGCAGTGATGGCCTGGATGGGCGCACTGCTGCCCTTGTTATATGGCTTGCAAGCGCCAGCAGGCGCTCCCTATGGGGTTGGCGATATACATAACCCACACGCTAATAATGGCCCGCTGGTGATATTTAGTCGCTACATACCGCTAGCAATCCTAGCATTGCTGCTTAGCGGCGCCGTGTTGGCCTACTTGCCACTGACGGCTTGGTCTTCATTTATTAACAGCCGCTACGGGCAAATACTGCTGGCTAAGCTAATGCTGGTGGCGCTGCTTTTGCTGCTTGGGGCGTATAACCGCTACCGATTAACGGCGGCAGTATTGCGCCAAGAGGCCACTGCCCGCCTGCGGCTAAAGCGCGTTATTTATGCGGAGCTAGTACTGATGGTATTGGTGCTGGCGTTAGTGGCGTTGTGGCGGTTTACGCCACCGTCACGCAATACCGTAAACGCTCAAGCTTCCGCCGCAGCGCCCACCGCCATTTACAGGTTTAAAAAACATCAAGTACAAGCCGAGCTCAAGCTAGAGTCCCAGCAACTGCAGATCGCACTGTATCAGCCAGATCACCGCCCCTTAAGGGCACAAGCGGTAGAGGTGCGTTTTTCTGATCCCAGTACCAATATGGAACCGCTGCACTTTCAAGCACACCGCGTTCGCGGGCAAGAGCAAGCCGAAAATCAATGGTTGCTGGCGACCTTGCCATTAACACCTGGCTCTCACTGGCACGTTGATATTGTGGTCTTGGTATCTGACTTTGAGCGCGTCACGCTGCAAGGTGAATTAACGCTACTTGAGCTTGATGTTCACCCACATTCGCACTCTCACCAGCACACCCATTAG
- a CDS encoding YcnI family copper-binding membrane protein, protein MSKRNLLLAALVALAPQLASAHVTLDTTEAVAGSYQKIVLRVPHGCAGSPTTGIRVQIPEGAIAIKPQPKPGWQLSTKQGDYAHHYELHNTPIKSGVKEVQWSGGSLADEHYDEFVLRAYLAADLSTTEPLRFPVIQECETGIERWIDQDENAAHPAPALRILPKE, encoded by the coding sequence ATGTCTAAAAGAAATCTGCTGTTAGCGGCACTGGTCGCCTTGGCACCGCAGTTAGCCAGCGCTCACGTTACCCTTGATACCACTGAGGCCGTAGCCGGCAGTTATCAAAAAATAGTGCTGCGCGTCCCTCATGGTTGCGCGGGCTCTCCTACCACAGGTATCCGAGTACAAATTCCAGAAGGCGCCATCGCTATTAAACCCCAGCCTAAGCCCGGTTGGCAGCTTAGCACCAAACAAGGCGATTATGCCCACCACTATGAACTGCACAACACACCGATTAAATCCGGCGTTAAAGAAGTGCAATGGAGCGGTGGCTCGCTGGCCGACGAGCACTATGATGAGTTTGTGCTGCGCGCCTATTTGGCCGCTGACTTATCCACCACAGAGCCACTGCGTTTTCCGGTGATCCAAGAATGCGAAACTGGCATTGAGCGCTGGATTGATCAAGATGAAAACGCCGCCCACCCCGCTCCAGCGCTACGCATCTTGCCTAAGGAATAA